The proteins below are encoded in one region of Gemmatimonadota bacterium:
- the purS gene encoding phosphoribosylformylglycinamidine synthase subunit PurS produces MNRYRVEVRITPRQGLLDPEGNAVRSALRSLEFQDVEDVRMGRLIHLRLAASDAEQARALAEAMCRKLLANPVTEDYQIQVLPGD; encoded by the coding sequence GTGAACCGGTACCGCGTCGAGGTGCGCATCACGCCGCGTCAGGGGCTGCTCGACCCGGAAGGGAACGCCGTACGCAGTGCGCTCCGGTCGCTCGAGTTCCAGGACGTGGAAGACGTGCGCATGGGGCGCCTGATCCACCTCCGCCTCGCCGCCAGCGACGCAGAGCAGGCACGAGCGCTGGCCGAGGCGATGTGCCGCAAGCTGCTCGCCAACCCCGTGACCGAAGACTACCAGATCCAGGTGCTGCCCGGGGACTGA